One segment of Salvelinus fontinalis isolate EN_2023a chromosome 12, ASM2944872v1, whole genome shotgun sequence DNA contains the following:
- the r3hdm4 gene encoding R3H domain-containing protein 4 produces MVVLTNNNEEQDIILIEERKCTSLPNSPAKRVSPTKKKQFFINQAIRNSDLTPRAKGKKSQRRQENSRYLANLLEKDECSKDEAEVCSDPALPSIFTEACTNGNYVEQWNDFMNRSGEEQEKLLALLEEEAKRSNSNKLPKDQREAFTAQDYFQRIDRRLRATLKRKQIPIGTLEVLEENLLSFFGAQPHSVYTTNLGSSFERLLLHAVCQYMDLVSASSDCNGARQTDVMNKQEGLFQPPSPMLSAYLEHMS; encoded by the exons ATGGTTGTTTTGACAAATAATAATGAGGAACAGGATATTAT ccTGATAGAGGAGCGCAAATGCACCTCTCTGCCCAACTCCCCAGCCAAACGTGTGTCTCCAACCAAGAAGAAACAGTTCTTCATCAACCAGGCCATACGCAACTCTGACCTCACACCAAGAGCCAAAGGCAAAAAGAGCCAAAGGCGACAGGAGAACA GTCGCTACCTTGCAAATCTACTTGAAAAAGATGAGTGCTCCAAAGACGAGGCAGAGGTATGCAGTGACCCTGCCCTCCCTTCTATCTTTACTGAGGCCTGCACCAATGGCAACTACGTGGAG CAATGGAATGACTTCATGAATCGCTctggagaggagcaggagaagcTTCTGGCCCTTCTGGAAGAGGAGGCCAAGAGGAGCAACTCCAACAAGCTCCCCAAGGaccagagagagg CCTTCACTGCTCAAGACTACTTCCAGAGGATTGATCGAAGGCTGCGTGCTACGCTGAAACGCAAACAAATTCCCATT GGGACACTTGAGGTACTTGAAGAGAACCTTCTCAGTTTCTTTGGTGCTCAACCTCACTCTGTTTACACCACCAACCTTGGAAGCAG CTTTGAGAGGCTACTGCTTCATGCCGTCTGCCAGTACATGGACCTTGTTTCAGCAA GCTCAGACTGCAACGGTGCTCGTCAGACTGATGTCATGAACAAACAGGAGGGCTTGTTCCAGCCTCCCAGCCCCATGCTCTCTGCCTACCTGGAGCACATGAGCTGA
- the LOC129867350 gene encoding uncharacterized protein LOC129867350 isoform X2 — MNTYTSIKCFRKAAFAYIILEHHVYSVNFYLRPNCRQVDIGMGRRNQPRATRPEIGDKRVTPDPLPMVVGAVKCVLPRKTALKLIKACEVTTNIGSSVSNTYERLDNRVVKICVNLWPVLASAKEPVEESSDSLDEEEPGTSTDTRTFNTSKSGEQRPRDQERRPHVRQELDRAKASRLVKPILLPPISKLSPTTRLAHSECMGMPVSHTSLPQICVSDQDALVKSSKGTKANENKAPFPMILLQKTSTLMDSTIISQCRSAQVHLPEISVSSIEGLLQRVAERVGRRERKRDETSGLNNPDHLLMAGALRNLREKRLQHRGDYSSEGAVRCPEVKPIGGQKGTTLVTENVFATDSMKEIPQPQPLIIPRD, encoded by the exons ATGAATACTTATACTAGTATCAAATGTTTTAGAAAAGCAGCTTTTGCTTACATAATATTAGAGCATCATGTTTACAGTGTGAACTTTTATTTAAGGCCAAATTGTAGACAAGTAGACATAGGAATGGGCCGGAGGAACCAACCAAGGGCAACAAGACCAGAAATAGGTGATAAACGGGTAACACCTGACCCTCTTCCAATGGTTGTTGGAGCAGTGAAATGTGTACTACCCAGGAAGACTGCCTTAAAGTTAATTAAGGCTTGTGAAGTAACCACAAACATAGGAAGTTCTGTCTCCAATACGTATGAGAGATTAGACAATAGAGTGGTGAAAATCTGTGTCAATCTATGGCCTGTCCTGGCTTCAGCCAAAGAGCCTGTAGAGGAAAGCAGTGATTCACTGGATGAAGAGGAACCTGGGACCAGCACAGATACAAGGACCTTCAACACATCAAAGTCTGGTGAGCAGCGTCCGAGAGACCAAGAAAGGAGACCCCACGTTAGACAAGAATTGGACAGGGCTAAAGCAAGCCGTCTAGTGAAGCCTATTTTACTACCACCCATAAGTAAACTATCCCCTACAACACGACTAGCACATTCAGAGTGCATGGGAATGCCAGTGTCACACACATCTCTGCCACAGATATGTGTATCAGACCAAGATGCCTTGGTCAAATCCTCCAAGGGGACAAAAGCCAATGAGAATAAGGCACCATTTCCCATGATCCTATTGCAGAAGACCAGCACTTTGATGGACAGCACCATTATCTCCCAATGT AGGTCTGCCCAGGTTCACCTCCCTGAGATCTCAGTGTCCAGTATAGAAGGTCTGCTTCAGAGAGTTGCAGAGcgagtgggaaggagagagagaaagagggatgagacgTCGGGACTGAACAATCCTGATCATCTTCTCATGGCTGGCGCACTGCGAAACCTGAGAGAGAAGAGGCTCCAGCATCGGGGAGACTATAGCTCAGA GGGAGCGGTAAGATGTCCAGAGGTCAAGCCAATCGGTGGGCAGAAAGGGACCACTCTAGTAACAGAGAATG TCTTTGCTACTGATTCTATGAAGGAAATCCCCCAGCCTCAACCTTTAATCATCCCACGTGACTGA
- the LOC129867350 gene encoding uncharacterized protein LOC129867350 isoform X1, translated as MNTYTSIKCFRKAAFAYIILEHHVYSVNFYLRPNCRQVDIGMGRRNQPRATRPEIGDKRVTPDPLPMVVGAVKCVLPRKTALKLIKACEVTTNIGSSVSNTYERLDNRVVKICVNLWPVLASAKEPVEESSDSLDEEEPGTSTDTRTFNTSKSGEQRPRDQERRPHVRQELDRAKASRLVKPILLPPISKLSPTTRLAHSECMGMPVSHTSLPQICVSDQDALVKSSKGTKANENKAPFPMILLQKTSTLMDSTIISQCRSAQVHLPEISVSSIEGLLQRVAERVGRRERKRDETSGLNNPDHLLMAGALRNLREKRLQHRGDYSSEGAVRCPEVKPIGGQKGTTLVTENGMQNPASLCNKTKLPVILSMTKGSL; from the exons ATGAATACTTATACTAGTATCAAATGTTTTAGAAAAGCAGCTTTTGCTTACATAATATTAGAGCATCATGTTTACAGTGTGAACTTTTATTTAAGGCCAAATTGTAGACAAGTAGACATAGGAATGGGCCGGAGGAACCAACCAAGGGCAACAAGACCAGAAATAGGTGATAAACGGGTAACACCTGACCCTCTTCCAATGGTTGTTGGAGCAGTGAAATGTGTACTACCCAGGAAGACTGCCTTAAAGTTAATTAAGGCTTGTGAAGTAACCACAAACATAGGAAGTTCTGTCTCCAATACGTATGAGAGATTAGACAATAGAGTGGTGAAAATCTGTGTCAATCTATGGCCTGTCCTGGCTTCAGCCAAAGAGCCTGTAGAGGAAAGCAGTGATTCACTGGATGAAGAGGAACCTGGGACCAGCACAGATACAAGGACCTTCAACACATCAAAGTCTGGTGAGCAGCGTCCGAGAGACCAAGAAAGGAGACCCCACGTTAGACAAGAATTGGACAGGGCTAAAGCAAGCCGTCTAGTGAAGCCTATTTTACTACCACCCATAAGTAAACTATCCCCTACAACACGACTAGCACATTCAGAGTGCATGGGAATGCCAGTGTCACACACATCTCTGCCACAGATATGTGTATCAGACCAAGATGCCTTGGTCAAATCCTCCAAGGGGACAAAAGCCAATGAGAATAAGGCACCATTTCCCATGATCCTATTGCAGAAGACCAGCACTTTGATGGACAGCACCATTATCTCCCAATGT AGGTCTGCCCAGGTTCACCTCCCTGAGATCTCAGTGTCCAGTATAGAAGGTCTGCTTCAGAGAGTTGCAGAGcgagtgggaaggagagagagaaagagggatgagacgTCGGGACTGAACAATCCTGATCATCTTCTCATGGCTGGCGCACTGCGAAACCTGAGAGAGAAGAGGCTCCAGCATCGGGGAGACTATAGCTCAGA GGGAGCGGTAAGATGTCCAGAGGTCAAGCCAATCGGTGGGCAGAAAGGGACCACTCTAGTAACAGAGAATGGTATGCAGAACCCTGCCTCACTCTGCAATAAAACCAAACTGCCTGTCATCCTTAGTATGACCAAAGGCAGCCTTTGA